TCCGGCTACAGCTGGGAAGCTGCCCCCACCGGCGTGCGGTGGCAGGTCGACGTGCCGTTCGAGGTGCCGTACGACGCCCTGCCCGGCGCGGCGTTGCTCTTCTCCCACAATCCCAACGACGACCGGCGCGACGACGTGGCACGCATCGACCTGGGCCTCGATGCCGGCGACGCCGAGCGACTCTGGGCCACCGCATCGACCGTCGAGGTCTCGCCCGCACAGATGGCGACGTCATGACAACCTGGCTGCGCCGCAACCGGTGGGGCCTCGTCGCGCTCCCCGTCACCGTGGCGCTCACGATCGGTGCGAATGCGCAACGCCTGCACGACTATTGGTGGGACGCCGACCTGCGCAATCCCGCGGTGAGCGGCCGCCAGGGTGACTGGACTGCGTGGTCGGATTCGTTCACCGACGCGGCCGGCGAGGGCACCCGCACGTTCCAGGTCCGAGTGACCGCGGTGGAGCCGACCGGGACTGCCGAGCCCACAGGCGAGCAGGAGGCGCTCAAATTACCGTCGGACCTCGCCGCGATGCGGGTCACCATGGATTTCCAGGCGGCACCCGATCAGGTGCTGTTCGGCTGCCGGATGGCGCTGCTCGACCGCGACGGCAACCGCTACGTGTACCGGCCGATGATCGGCGGTGTCATGCAGACCATGTTCCCCTGCCTGCAGGAGAACCTCACCGGCCCACAGCCGTCCATCACCGCCGGCGAACCGCGGGTGGCGCTCTACGGCGAGAAACGACCGCCGCAGTGGACCACCAGGCCGGTCGTCCTGGTGCCACGTACGGCCGACATCACGCAGGTGTTGCTGTGGTGGGAGCAGCCGGATTACCTTGCGGTGCAGGTAGATTGACAGGCCGAAGCATGCGGTCCACACCCGCGGCCAACAGAGCGGCCAGCACGCTCAGCATCAGCGCGTCACCGATCGCCCCTTCGATCGGCGCCCACGCGACGTAGGTGTCACTGTCGACCGGGCCCACCGCGAGCCGCCACACCGCGCTGACCACGTACGGAATGCGCAGCGCCAGCAGCGATGCCAACCCGAACAACAGCATCGGCACCAGACCGGCCCTGGCCATCATCCGCAACCCCTCGGTGAACGCGGCGAACCGTGAGGTCACATCGTCGGCCACCCCGCCGACGGTCCGCACCACCGGTTTCGGCACCGCGCTCATCCGAGTCAGCCAGGGGTGGGCGGTCTTCGGCGGCGGGGCCAGTTTGTGTCCCAGCACCACCGCCCCCACGGTGATCCAGGCGAGCGGAACGATCACGACCGCGTCGATCGAGCCGAGCACGTCGAGGACCCAGGAGTTGACGGTGCGCACCGGTTGGGTCAGCGGGCCCAGCCGGTCGACCACGCCGTCGTAGAGCCCGGTCAGTTCGGCGACGACGACCCGGCTGGTCAACCAGTCCTTGGCCGCAGTCTTCTCCCCCTCGATGTAGCCGGCGACGTTGGCCGACCAGTACACCTCGACAAGCGCACCGAGGATCGCGAAGCCGAGGAAGCGCCAACGTTTCTCGGCCCGGCCCAGGGCGAATCGCAGCACCCAGGCCGCGAGCACCAGGCCGGCGACCAGGTACACGCTGTTGAGGAACACACGGCTGAAGTCCGGGCCGGTGCCGGTGCCGTAGAAGTCGATCTGGTTGAACTCGTCGGTGCCGGCCTCGTTGACGAACTGACCCACGTCCCGCGTCAGCAGTCCCGCGCTGACGTAGACGGCGAAGAACGGGACGACCATCGAGGTGGTGACATCGATGAGCCGACGTTCACGGCCGGTGGTCGCGTCGGCGGGCGCGGTGCCCGACGCCGCCCGCGCGGCATTGGGCAGATCGTTCCGTAGCACGTGCAGCATCGCGATCATCGCGACGAGGAACCCGAGTGGTGCAAAGATGACCAGGCCGTGCCCGAGCCAGTTGACATGATCGCTGACCTCGACCGCCGCCCACAGCGCCGCACCGCGAAACGCCATTCCGGCAAACGCGATGGCCAGAAGAACGGGCCAGTGCCGCAACAGAAGTCGGCCCGCCTCGGTCAGCACGCCGACGGCATCACGCACGACTTCCCGCGCGGAGTTCACATCGCCAGCGTACCGGCGCTACGGGATGAGCCCTTGGCGCCGGGCCCGTGATACGGCTTCGTACCGGGTGTGGGTGCCCAATTTGGTCGCGGCGCTGCGCAGGTAGCTCTTCACGGTCTCCGGTTTGAGTGAAAGACGACTGGCCGCTTCGAGATTCGTGCAGCCGAGGGCGACCTGGGTGAGCACGTCGAGTTCCCGCGCTGTCAGCGCCGCAGCGGCCGGGTCGCCGTCGCCGCACAACCGGTCGGCCAGCCGGTGCAACCGGGCGCGCAGCGGCCCATCGCTCTCGGCGGCCAGTCGGCGCAGTTCGGCGTGCACCTCGCGCACCGACTCGGTGCCCGCGGCGGTCGCCTGCCGGGCCTCCCGCAGTTTCACCCGCCGGTCCACCTCGTCGCGGATCCGCAGTTCGTCGGCGAGTCTGCGGGCCGACGACACCAGCAGCTCGGCGGCCTGGCCGGCCACCGGCGCACCCGACCGGTAGGCCCCGTACAGAACCGCGCGGGCCACACCGTCGACCAGTACCGGCACCGCCACCACCGACTTGATGCCCTCCGACAGCACCGGGGTGTCGTAATCGTGGGTGATCGTCGAGGCGCTGCGGTAGTCCGACACCGCCAACGGGCGGCCGGCGACCATGGTGGCCCCACCGAGCCCGGAGCTGGGTCGCACCACCAGTCCGCGCAACAACCCGGTCCGGGTCCCCACGAACTCGCTGAGCAACAGCGCGTCACCGGCCACCACGCCACCGAACAACACCGGCGGACCGCCGAGGGTGGCCAGCTGGCGCAATTCACCCCGCAGCGCGTCGGAATCGCGCGGCCGCAACGGCGCCGCGGGTGCCGGCACGGTCATCACCCTCTTTCGGGGGTAGCGGGTAAGCGAGTGTGACCCAGATCCTATCGGTCATGAGCAACACCGACCGCTACCGCGAGGCCCGCGACCACCTCGTCGGCGTGATCAGCGACTACGACAAGGCCGTCGACACCTTCACCTGGCCGCGGATGCAGGGCACGTTCAACTGGGCGACGGACTGGTTCGACGTCATCGCCCGCGGAAACGGCCCCAACGACCGCGCGGCGCTGTGGATCGTCGAGCAGGACGGCAGCGAGCAGAAGGTCAGCTTCGCCGAGATGGCCGACCGGTCCGACCAGGTGGCGACCTGGTTGGCCGGACTTGGCGTCGGCAAGGGCGACCGCGTCATCCTGATGCTCGGCAACCAGGTCGAACTCTGGGAGGCGATGCTCGCGGTGGCCAAGCTCGGGGCGGTGATCATGCCGACCACGGCGGCGCTCGGGCCAGCCGACGTGGCCGACCGCATCGAGCGTGGCGGCGCCCGCGCCGTCATCGCCAACACCGACGACACCGCGAAGTTCGACGGCGTCGGCGGCGACATCCTTCGGGTCGTGGTGGGCGCGCCGGTACCCGGGTGGCACTCCTATGCCGACGCGGCCGCGACCGCCTCGGCAGGCCCGTTCACCGCGTGCACCGACATCGAGGACCCGATGCTGATCTACTTCACCTCGGGCACCACCAGCAGGCCCAAGCTCGTCGAGCACTCGCAGGTGTCCTACGCGGTCGGGCACATGTCGACGATGGCGTGGATCGGGGTCCGGCCCGGCGACGTCCACCTGGCGATCAGCTCTCCGGGGTGGGCCAAGCATGCGTGGAGTTGCTTTTTCGCGCCGTGGATCGCCGAGGCGACGATCTTCGTCTACAACTACGGCCGGTTCGATGCGGCCGCGTTGCTCGGCCAACTCCGCCGCGCCGGCGTGTCGACCTTCTGTGCGCCACCGACGGTGTGGCGCATGCTCATTCAAACCGACCTCGGTGTCAGACCCGAAGGGCTGCGCGAGGTGCTCGGGGCGGGTGAGCCGCTCAACCCCGAGGTGATCAACGCCGTGGAGCGGGCCTGGGGGCTGACCATCCGCGACGGTTTCGGCCAGACCGAGACCACCCTGCAGATCGGCAACACCCCCGGCCAACCGGTGAAGGCCGGGTCCATGGGCAGGCCGATGCCCGGCGTGCCGGTCGTCCTGGTCGACCCGCTCACCGGTGAACTCGCCGACGAGGGCGAGATCTGCCTGGACCTGTCCAGGGATCCGCTGAACCTGATGACCGGCTACCTCGGCGACCCCACGCGCAACGCGTCGGTGATGTCGGGCGGGTACTACCACACCGGTGATGTCGCGAGCCGTGACGGCGACGGATACATCACCTACATCGGCCGCACCGACGACGTGTTCAAGTCATCGGACTACAAGGTGTCTCCGTTCGAACTGGAGTCCGTGCTCATCGAGCATCCCGCCGTCGTCGAGGCCGCGGTGGTGCCCCAACCCGATGACACCCGGCTGGCGGTTCCCAAGGCCTACGTCGCGTTGGCCGACGGCTGGCCCGCCGACGCGGAGACCGCGCGGGTGATCATGGAGTACGCGCGCGACCATCTGGCCCCGTATCTCAAGGTGCGCCGCGTCGAGTTCCACGACCTGCCCAAGACCATCTCGGGCAAGATCCGGCGCGTCGAGCTGCGCAAGCGGGAGGAAGAAGCGCACCGGACGGGCGCCGCCCTCGACACGGAATACCGCTACGAGGATCTGCTGAGCTGAACCGGATGGCAAGATCCCGGCGGGACGTGACTGACTGAGCACTGTCGGCGCGGCACCGAGGTCACCGACGATGACGGCATGCATGCGCAGATCGTGTTGTTCGACGGATTCGATCCGCTCGACGCCATAGCCCCGTACGAAGTCCTCGTCGCCGGTAGCGATTTCGTCGGGGGCGAGCTCGAGGTCGAACTCGTCTCCGCCGAGGGGCCGCGCCCGGTTGTCAGCGGTTCACGCGGCTTGGTGCTGCAAGCGACCGGCACCCTCGATCCGGCCAAGCCCGGGTACGTCATCGTCGCGGGGGCGGTCGGCCCGCTCGACGGCGATCCGGACGAAGGCGCGGTCACGATCCCGGTACTGCTGGCCAGGTTCGGGGAGACCGCCGCTGTCCCGTTGATGCGCAAGGCTTTCGACAACCCTGACATCACCGTGGCGACGGTGTGCGGCGGTTCGCTGGCACTGGCCATGGCCGGACTGCTCGAGGGCCGCAACGCCAACACCCACCATCTGGGGATCGACGTGCTCGAGGCCACCGGTGTCACCCCGGTCCGGGCCCGTGTGGTCGACGACGGTGACCTCGTCAGTGCGGGGGGAGTCACCTCGGGCCTGGACCTTGCGCTGCACCTGCTCGACCGCAGTTACGGTCCCCGCGTTGCGTTGGCCGTCGAGGAGATGTTCGCCTACGAGCGTCGCGGCACCGTGTGGACCGCCACGGGCCGGGAACCGAAAACGTCATGACCACAGAGCTGATCGGTGACTGGGACGTCCGCATCAAGACCCCCGTCGGATCCCTTCAGGTCGTGTACCGCTTCCTCGACGAGGCCGGAACCGTCGTCGGCACCGCCGATGGCAAAGCCGAGACGGTGCCGCTGACCGACATAGTGATCACCGATAGCCTTGACGGACAACGGATTCAGTGGCGGCAATCGGTGACCAAGCCGATGCGGCTCAACCTCGAGTTCGACGTTCTGGTGCAGGGTGACCGGATGTCCGGTCATTCGCGTGCCGGTCGGTTGCCGCGCTCGGCCGTCTCAGGACTCCGGCGCCGCTGAGCGCTGTTCTGGTGCGGCCACGTCGGCCTCCCAGCGTTCGCGTCGTTGCCGGTCGGTCTGCTCCCACCACGGCGGCGTGCCCCGCTCGCCAAGCGCCACCTTCGCCGCCTGCACGCCCGCGCGTGCCGCCGGCTCCTCCGCGGTGCCCTTGGTGCGGCGCACCTCCCGGCGCCACGCCATCAGGATCTTGGTCAACTCGGCGCGGCGCGGCTCCGGGATGGCGGGATCGGTCGCGCGCCATCGTCGCCCGTTGACGATGATGTACCGGCCGTCGGGGGTGCGTTCCGGCGTCACCCCCGCGATCGTACGAGGTGATCGCCCATATTCCGTCACATATTTCGTCGGCTCTGCGTTTTTGCCCGCCGATCCTCGGGTAAGTGCACCTCATGACTTCCCCCGAACCGCCAGAGAACATCGACGATGCCGACGACACCGGTACGCCGGTGCCACCTGCTGCGCCCGCGTATTCGACGCAGCCACCCGAGGGCGTGCCCTCGGCCGACGACGACATCCGGTCGTAGGCCGGTCAGCGGCGCGGGGGCACCGCGATCCGGGCGAGGTCCTCAGCCACCACGATGTCGCCGCCGTAGTGTTCAGCCGCCTCGTCGCGGTGCCGGGCTGCGTCGGGATACCGCTGCGAGAAGTGCGTTAGCACCAAGCGTCGCACGTTGCACTGGGCGGCCACCCGGCCGGCCTGACTGGCCGTCAAATGCCCGTACTGCGCAGCCAATTCGGCATCCTCGTCCAGGAAGGTGGCCTCGATTACCAACAGGTCGGCGTCCTCGGCGAGCGCGAACACCGCGTCACACATGCGCGTGTCCATGATGAATGCGAACTTCTGGCCCGGTTTCGGCGCCGTCACGTCTGCCAACCGCACCCGGTGCGTTCCGGTGTCGAGGAACCCGTTGCGCTGCAACATCCCCACTACCGGGCCGGTGATGCCGTGGCGGGCGAGCAGTTCGGGAACGAAACGCCGGCCATCGGGTTCGACCAGTCGGTAACCGACCGCGTCGACAGGGTGGTCCAGGCCGCGAGCCTGCAGGACGCCGAAACTTCCCTCGGCGACAGGGCCGTCACCGCTGACCGGAAACTCGAGGAGATCGGCGCGCTCGTGAAAGACGCTGGCGTGCCGAAGACGGGCGAAGAATTCGCGGCCTGATTCGGGAAAGTAGGCGCGCACAGGGTGTTTCACGTCGTCGAGGGACAGGCGCTGCACCACGCCGGGCACGCCCAAACAGTGATCACCGTGGAAGTGCGTCAGACACAGCCTGGTTATCCGACTGGATGCGACACCGGCCAGCAGCATCTGCCGTTGCGTGCCCTCGCCCGGGTCGAACAGGAAACCCTCGTCGTCCCACATCAGTAGATAACCATTCTGGTTGCGATGCCGGGTCGGCACCTGGCTGGCCGTTCCGAGCACGACGAGTTCGCGATTCGACACCTCTTGACAGTAGGCGTCGACTGTCAGCCGAGCTTTGTCACCGCCGCAGATCGGCAAGCGAATTGCGCAGACCGCCGTCGATGCGGATCTGAATCGCGGCCACGGCCAACATGATCGCAGCGGTGATCAGGTGCACCACTGCGTCGGTGATGTTGTTCGGGAACGTGAAGACGTAAGCGACCTGGTTGGAGAAGAACGCCCAGATCCCCGGCAGCGCACCGGCCACCGCGGCGGCAATCAGGTACAACACCGACCACGATTTCCGCACCGCGAAGATCAGGCCGGGTCCGAACAGCGCGACCCCGGCGACCGCGTGCCAGCCGTTGTAGTCCATCCCGAGCACCTGGGCGGTCGGCGCATCGGGCCCGGTCGCGAAGCTGGGTTCGACGATGAAACCGATGACCGCCTGGATCAGGTGAAATCCGCAGATGACCACCAATCCGACCTGCGCGAAACTCCACTTCATGCGGGCTCCTCCGAGTGTTCGTCGGTAGCGTCCCGCCGAATACTACGCTCAGTAGTAGTCGCTTGTGAAGGCTCTGGTTGCGATATTCGGGCGGCGATGTCGGCCCGACTGCCGCTACCCTGTGCGGATGGCGAATGTGCTGTCGGTGAACGTGGCCCGAGCGCGAGTCAATCCCGACGCGCCCTCGCGATCGACCGGTATCGACAAGGTCCCCGTCGACGGGGGGGTCGCGGTCAGTGCCCCCGGCCCGATGCGTGGCGGGCGCGGCAGCGGACTGGCCGGCGACACGATCGGCAACCAGAAGCTGCACGGCGGCGACGACCAGGCGGTCTACGTCTTTGCGCGAGAAGACCTGGACGACTGGGAGACTCAGCTGGGCCGTCCGCTGCGCAACGGCATGTTCGGTGAGAACCTGACGACGACCGGAATCGACGTCACCCGTACGAAGATCGGCGAGCGGTGGCGAATCGGCGCCGACGGGCCGCTGCTGGAAGTTTCCGCGCCGCGCACGCCGTGTCGGACGTTCTCCGCGTTCCTGCAGATCGACGGCTGGATCAAGACATTCACCGCGGCCGGGAAACCCGGCGCCTACCTTCGAGTGATCTCGCCGGGCGTCGTGAAAGCCGGCGACGAGATCACCGTCGAACACCGACCCGACCACGATGTGACGATCGGGCTGGTGTTCCGCGCCCGCATGACCGATGGTTCACTGTTACCGGAACTACTGGCCGCAGAAGCGCTTTCGGCCGAACTCAAAGCCTACGTGGCCAAGAAGATCGCGAAGAGCGCCTGAGGTCAGTGCACCTCACCGGTCGTGTTCGTATAGGGCGCAGTCGTGAACGGGGGCACGGCAACCGACGTCTCCGGGGCCGACGGCGCGGTGGTCTTTGTCGACGTCTCACCGGTGGTGATCTCGGGCTGCGCGACGACCGCCGGTGCCTGCTGGGCGACCGACTCCTCGAGCGCCACGGTGAGCGCACCCATCGCCAGCAGCGCGCCGCCGCCGAACATGGCCAGCATCAACTTGATTCGCTTCGTAGTCACGTGCACCCACTCCATCGGTATGGTCAGCAAACGCGTGCATATTCGACACCGTGCCGGTCCGCTGAATCCGGCACTGGCGTATACGAATCCGACAACCGCCTGCGGAAACCAAACATTCCCGATCCGCACGAACTTTCTCAACCGAATTTTCGGCAGGCTTCCCGCCTGAGGCGAGCCGACAGTCCTAGAGTCATCACGTGGCAAACACCAGCGACCGGGTACGGCTGTCGGGCGCGCACGTCGCCTCGACGGTCGAGCAACTCGAGCGCCGTATCCACGCGCGGTTCGGTGACCGCGGCCTGACCAAGACCGCACGCGACCTCGGACTGCTCGTCGTCGAGGTGGACACCGAGGCCGGCCAGTCACATCTGCGGCTGCGTCGCACCACGCTGGCCGCGCGCACGGCAAGCGTCGCGATCGTGGCGGCAACGCTGATCGCGCTGGTGTACAGCCTTCGCTCGGCCGTCCTCGACGGACTCGCGCGAACCGCCGACTGGGTACCGCTCACCGAGAGCGTGATCAATGACCTGGTATTCGCCGCGATCGCCGTCGTGTTCCTGTGGGCGTTCCCCGAACGGCTCGAGCGTCGCTCGCTGCTCGGGCTCCTGCACCGGCTCCGGTCGCTCACGCACGTCATCGACATGCACCAGCTGTCGAAGGACCCGGAGCAAGTCAGCCCGAATTACGTACCGACCGCGCAGAGCATCCGTCACGGGCTCGACGCCGACCAACTGCACCACTACCTGAACTACTGTTCTGAGCTTCTCGCGCTGACCGCCAAGACGGCCGCGCTGTGCGCCGAGCACAGCACCGACGGAGTGGTGCTCGAAACCGTCTCTGACATCGAAACGTTGACCACCGAGGTGGCCAGCAAGATCTGGCAGAAGATCTCCCTGCTGCCGCGCGACTAATTGTTCGGCGGCTGGTCCGGTGCCGAACCCCACCCCTCCCAGAACAGCAGATGCGACCGCACGCCTGGGTGATTCACCTTGTCGAGCACCTTGATTCCCGCGTTCGCGACCGCGGGGACCCCGATCAGTCGGTGGAAGAACCGGCCGCGGCGGTATTCGCTCCCCCAGTCCGCCTCGACGCGCTGCGCGTAGTTGGTGAAATCGTCGGGCCCGCCGTTCACCAGCGCCGCGACCGCGCACTCCCCCGCCGCCATTCCCGACTGCAGTGCCTTCGAAATCCCCGCTCCGGAAACGGGTCTGGCGGCGCCGAGCGCGTCGCCTGCGAACAGCACACCCGGACGCCACGGCGGCCACGCGGTGAACCCCATCGGCAACCGCCATGCCTGCAGCGCGGTCGACGGGCATCTCGGCGCGGATCGCGCGATCGCCGAATAGCCGTGGTATTTCGAGTCGAGGCGCAGCCCGCGTTTCACCGGCGAATACGCGCCGTCGGCGGCGATCACCGCGTCCGCGACTACCCGCTCGCCGCCACGAAGGGTCACGCCGATGACCCGGCCGTCGTCTACGATCGGCGCGATCACCTCGGCGCCCTGGCGCACCTCGGCGCCCGCCGCGTGGGCGTTCTCGAGTAGCAGCGCGTCCAGCGCGGTACGCCGCACCACGTGGCCGTGGTCGGGCATGCCGGGCCGCTTCGGGAATGCGAGATTCCACTCGCTCGGGCTGAACACCCGTGCCCCGGACACCCGGTAAAACGACGCGACCGCGTCGGCCAGGCCCATCTTCTGCAGGAAGCTCACGGCCCGGGGTGTCAGCCCGTCGCCGCACGGTTTGTCGCGAGGGAACGTGGCCTTGTCCAGCACCACAACACTGGCGCCCGTGCGGGCGGCCTGCCACGCGGCCGCGGACCCGGCCGGCCCGCCCCCGACGATCGCCACGTCGAAATGCTGTGTCATCAGGCTCCCTCGACGTTCCGACGGTCATGCGCCCAGCACCTGCGCGAAGCGGACCAGCGCTTACCGGTCTGTGACGATCGCGGCGGGACATTCGACGCGTCCGTAACGTGGCGGTGTCAGGCGCCGACAAATGGGTAAACAGCGGCCGCGGTTCGTCGATTCCTTCGCGGCGGCTGTGTCCGTCGCGGCAGGTGTGAAGCAGCAGCATCTGAAACAGGCAGCCCACAGGGGCGCCGGTCCGCAAAT
The window above is part of the Mycolicibacterium rutilum genome. Proteins encoded here:
- a CDS encoding NAD(P)/FAD-dependent oxidoreductase gives rise to the protein MTQHFDVAIVGGGPAGSAAAWQAARTGASVVVLDKATFPRDKPCGDGLTPRAVSFLQKMGLADAVASFYRVSGARVFSPSEWNLAFPKRPGMPDHGHVVRRTALDALLLENAHAAGAEVRQGAEVIAPIVDDGRVIGVTLRGGERVVADAVIAADGAYSPVKRGLRLDSKYHGYSAIARSAPRCPSTALQAWRLPMGFTAWPPWRPGVLFAGDALGAARPVSGAGISKALQSGMAAGECAVAALVNGGPDDFTNYAQRVEADWGSEYRRGRFFHRLIGVPAVANAGIKVLDKVNHPGVRSHLLFWEGWGSAPDQPPNN
- a CDS encoding AMP-binding protein, translating into MSNTDRYREARDHLVGVISDYDKAVDTFTWPRMQGTFNWATDWFDVIARGNGPNDRAALWIVEQDGSEQKVSFAEMADRSDQVATWLAGLGVGKGDRVILMLGNQVELWEAMLAVAKLGAVIMPTTAALGPADVADRIERGGARAVIANTDDTAKFDGVGGDILRVVVGAPVPGWHSYADAAATASAGPFTACTDIEDPMLIYFTSGTTSRPKLVEHSQVSYAVGHMSTMAWIGVRPGDVHLAISSPGWAKHAWSCFFAPWIAEATIFVYNYGRFDAAALLGQLRRAGVSTFCAPPTVWRMLIQTDLGVRPEGLREVLGAGEPLNPEVINAVERAWGLTIRDGFGQTETTLQIGNTPGQPVKAGSMGRPMPGVPVVLVDPLTGELADEGEICLDLSRDPLNLMTGYLGDPTRNASVMSGGYYHTGDVASRDGDGYITYIGRTDDVFKSSDYKVSPFELESVLIEHPAVVEAAVVPQPDDTRLAVPKAYVALADGWPADAETARVIMEYARDHLAPYLKVRRVEFHDLPKTISGKIRRVELRKREEEAHRTGAALDTEYRYEDLLS
- a CDS encoding helix-turn-helix transcriptional regulator codes for the protein MTVPAPAAPLRPRDSDALRGELRQLATLGGPPVLFGGVVAGDALLLSEFVGTRTGLLRGLVVRPSSGLGGATMVAGRPLAVSDYRSASTITHDYDTPVLSEGIKSVVAVPVLVDGVARAVLYGAYRSGAPVAGQAAELLVSSARRLADELRIRDEVDRRVKLREARQATAAGTESVREVHAELRRLAAESDGPLRARLHRLADRLCGDGDPAAAALTARELDVLTQVALGCTNLEAASRLSLKPETVKSYLRSAATKLGTHTRYEAVSRARRQGLIP
- a CDS encoding DJ-1/PfpI family protein, which encodes MHAQIVLFDGFDPLDAIAPYEVLVAGSDFVGGELEVELVSAEGPRPVVSGSRGLVLQATGTLDPAKPGYVIVAGAVGPLDGDPDEGAVTIPVLLARFGETAAVPLMRKAFDNPDITVATVCGGSLALAMAGLLEGRNANTHHLGIDVLEATGVTPVRARVVDDGDLVSAGGVTSGLDLALHLLDRSYGPRVALAVEEMFAYERRGTVWTATGREPKTS
- a CDS encoding DUF4383 domain-containing protein, yielding MKWSFAQVGLVVICGFHLIQAVIGFIVEPSFATGPDAPTAQVLGMDYNGWHAVAGVALFGPGLIFAVRKSWSVLYLIAAAVAGALPGIWAFFSNQVAYVFTFPNNITDAVVHLITAAIMLAVAAIQIRIDGGLRNSLADLRR
- a CDS encoding MOSC domain-containing protein is translated as MANVLSVNVARARVNPDAPSRSTGIDKVPVDGGVAVSAPGPMRGGRGSGLAGDTIGNQKLHGGDDQAVYVFAREDLDDWETQLGRPLRNGMFGENLTTTGIDVTRTKIGERWRIGADGPLLEVSAPRTPCRTFSAFLQIDGWIKTFTAAGKPGAYLRVISPGVVKAGDEITVEHRPDHDVTIGLVFRARMTDGSLLPELLAAEALSAELKAYVAKKIAKSA
- a CDS encoding ribonuclease Z is translated as MSNRELVVLGTASQVPTRHRNQNGYLLMWDDEGFLFDPGEGTQRQMLLAGVASSRITRLCLTHFHGDHCLGVPGVVQRLSLDDVKHPVRAYFPESGREFFARLRHASVFHERADLLEFPVSGDGPVAEGSFGVLQARGLDHPVDAVGYRLVEPDGRRFVPELLARHGITGPVVGMLQRNGFLDTGTHRVRLADVTAPKPGQKFAFIMDTRMCDAVFALAEDADLLVIEATFLDEDAELAAQYGHLTASQAGRVAAQCNVRRLVLTHFSQRYPDAARHRDEAAEHYGGDIVVAEDLARIAVPPRR